In one Molothrus ater isolate BHLD 08-10-18 breed brown headed cowbird chromosome 6, BPBGC_Mater_1.1, whole genome shotgun sequence genomic region, the following are encoded:
- the CIPC gene encoding CLOCK-interacting pacemaker isoform X1 encodes MRGAAELWRPRAQFLNGKGVENCPRHHGNTQTKQSSTDTGEELLGRVREMKSFNHRSSMAAAESDKDSGYSDGSSECPSAMEQTDSEDVLNALCWNAEDGPWQCPRTTSSSLPALSPMVVMKNVLVKQGSSSQLQSWTVQPSFEVIPAQPQLVFLRPSIPPPINPHPVGKKRNDSTNYLPILNSYPKIAPQPCKRDHSFDLEKCQETTCHKRLCTEAPKMETSPGLMSTGLPTSSFSHLPVSFKTPQDSSQQSSSALVTSGKLSALPGFHRVSSDAQKVPGLTPILPFGTLQAAKCTLHESESASQTAVPSAAWSPPLIPEEICSTPELLLQQQSKCRRFQNTLVVLRRSGLLEITLKTKELIHQNQVTQAELDQLKHQTQLFIEAIKNNAPQSWAELEASLTGSDKADSNLEDPTYPNM; translated from the exons ATGCGCGGCGCGGCTGAGCTGTGGCGGCCCCGCGCCCAG TTCCTCAATGGAAAAGGTGTTGAAAACTGTCCACGGCACCATGGAAACACTCAGACAAAACAGTCATCTACTGACACTGGTGAGGAATTGTTGGGCAGAGTGAGGGAAATGAAGAGCTTCAACCATCGctccagcatggcagcagcagaatctGACAAAGACTCCGGATATTCAG ATGGAAGTTCAGAATGCCCAAGTGCTATGGAGCAGACAGACTCGGAGGATGTGCTGAATGCGCTGTGTTGGAATGCAGAGGATGGACCTTGGCAATGCCCGAGGACCACAAGCAGCTCCCTTCCTGCCCTATCTCCTATGGTTGTTATGAAAAATGTGTTGGTTAAGCAG GGGAGTTCATCACAGCTCCAGTCTTGGACTGTGCAGCCATCCTTTGAAGTGAttccagctcagccacagctaGTGTTTCTTCGTCCATCAATCCCACCTCCCATTAATCCTCACCCTgttgggaaaaagagaaatgacTCCACTAATTACCTGCCCATCCTGAATTCTTATCCCAAAATagcaccacagccctgcaaaAGAGATCACTCCTTTGATCTAGAAAAATGTCAGGAAACCACTTGCCATAAACGACTCTGCACAGAAGCACCCAAGATGGAGACTTCTCCTGGACTGATGAGCACAGGCTTGCCTACTAGCTCTTTTTCCCACCTACCAGTTAGCTTTAAGACCCCTCAGGATTCTAGCCAGCAAAGTTCTTCAGCACTGGTGACAAGTGGAAAACTGTCAGCTCTTCCTGGTTTTCATCGCGTTTCCAGCGACGCTCAGAAAGTGCCAGGTTTGACTCCCATTTTGCCTTTTGGAACTCTGCAGGCAGCAAAGTGCACCCTTCATGAGAGCGAGAGTGCATCACAGACTGCGGTGCCTTCTGCAGCGTGGAGCCCTCCGTTGATACCAGAAGAGATTTGCAGCACCCCTGAGCTGctcttgcagcagcaaagcaagtGCAGGCGCTTTCAGAACACGCTTGTTGTGCTACGCAGGTCGGGACTGCTGGAGATCACCTTAAAAACCAAGGAGCTCATTCATCAGAACCAGGTGACGCAGGCTGAACTGGACCAGCTGAAGCAccaaacacagcttttcatAGAGGCAATAAAGAACAATGCTCCACAGTCATGGGCAGAGCTAGAAGCATCCCTAACAGGATCTGATAAAGCTGATAGCAACCTCGAAGACCCCACTTATCCCAACATGTAG
- the CIPC gene encoding CLOCK-interacting pacemaker isoform X2, translating into MKSFNHRSSMAAAESDKDSGYSDGSSECPSAMEQTDSEDVLNALCWNAEDGPWQCPRTTSSSLPALSPMVVMKNVLVKQGSSSQLQSWTVQPSFEVIPAQPQLVFLRPSIPPPINPHPVGKKRNDSTNYLPILNSYPKIAPQPCKRDHSFDLEKCQETTCHKRLCTEAPKMETSPGLMSTGLPTSSFSHLPVSFKTPQDSSQQSSSALVTSGKLSALPGFHRVSSDAQKVPGLTPILPFGTLQAAKCTLHESESASQTAVPSAAWSPPLIPEEICSTPELLLQQQSKCRRFQNTLVVLRRSGLLEITLKTKELIHQNQVTQAELDQLKHQTQLFIEAIKNNAPQSWAELEASLTGSDKADSNLEDPTYPNM; encoded by the exons ATGAAGAGCTTCAACCATCGctccagcatggcagcagcagaatctGACAAAGACTCCGGATATTCAG ATGGAAGTTCAGAATGCCCAAGTGCTATGGAGCAGACAGACTCGGAGGATGTGCTGAATGCGCTGTGTTGGAATGCAGAGGATGGACCTTGGCAATGCCCGAGGACCACAAGCAGCTCCCTTCCTGCCCTATCTCCTATGGTTGTTATGAAAAATGTGTTGGTTAAGCAG GGGAGTTCATCACAGCTCCAGTCTTGGACTGTGCAGCCATCCTTTGAAGTGAttccagctcagccacagctaGTGTTTCTTCGTCCATCAATCCCACCTCCCATTAATCCTCACCCTgttgggaaaaagagaaatgacTCCACTAATTACCTGCCCATCCTGAATTCTTATCCCAAAATagcaccacagccctgcaaaAGAGATCACTCCTTTGATCTAGAAAAATGTCAGGAAACCACTTGCCATAAACGACTCTGCACAGAAGCACCCAAGATGGAGACTTCTCCTGGACTGATGAGCACAGGCTTGCCTACTAGCTCTTTTTCCCACCTACCAGTTAGCTTTAAGACCCCTCAGGATTCTAGCCAGCAAAGTTCTTCAGCACTGGTGACAAGTGGAAAACTGTCAGCTCTTCCTGGTTTTCATCGCGTTTCCAGCGACGCTCAGAAAGTGCCAGGTTTGACTCCCATTTTGCCTTTTGGAACTCTGCAGGCAGCAAAGTGCACCCTTCATGAGAGCGAGAGTGCATCACAGACTGCGGTGCCTTCTGCAGCGTGGAGCCCTCCGTTGATACCAGAAGAGATTTGCAGCACCCCTGAGCTGctcttgcagcagcaaagcaagtGCAGGCGCTTTCAGAACACGCTTGTTGTGCTACGCAGGTCGGGACTGCTGGAGATCACCTTAAAAACCAAGGAGCTCATTCATCAGAACCAGGTGACGCAGGCTGAACTGGACCAGCTGAAGCAccaaacacagcttttcatAGAGGCAATAAAGAACAATGCTCCACAGTCATGGGCAGAGCTAGAAGCATCCCTAACAGGATCTGATAAAGCTGATAGCAACCTCGAAGACCCCACTTATCCCAACATGTAG